One region of Gilliamella sp. ESL0405 genomic DNA includes:
- a CDS encoding 4'-phosphopantetheinyl transferase superfamily protein, whose translation MLIVQLANLNSVAINYSLLSEQIINDANKMNERRKKQFLACRSILASLLNQYCQIATLPTMIIGDNARPCFLDSNLPDFNISHSQDSVAVAISLTGKVGLDIEVARPRKNYQKVAKNFFADTECQWMRTQQDELSAFWQLWTLKESALKLYAKGVWQMKSVKIDLANKMISAPFGGHFYYQYQQVDDIHLAVNCDKPITHFVLNT comes from the coding sequence ATGCTAATTGTCCAACTTGCCAATCTCAATAGCGTGGCAATTAACTATTCGTTGTTATCTGAGCAAATTATTAATGATGCTAATAAAATGAATGAGCGACGTAAAAAACAGTTTTTAGCCTGTCGTTCCATACTAGCCAGTTTGCTCAATCAATATTGTCAGATCGCAACTTTGCCAACAATGATAATTGGCGATAATGCTCGCCCCTGTTTTTTAGATTCTAATCTGCCGGATTTTAATATTAGCCACAGTCAAGACAGCGTGGCTGTGGCGATTTCATTAACCGGTAAAGTTGGGTTAGATATCGAAGTGGCACGTCCACGAAAAAATTATCAGAAGGTAGCAAAAAATTTTTTTGCTGATACCGAATGTCAATGGATGCGCACACAACAAGATGAACTATCCGCTTTTTGGCAACTTTGGACGTTAAAAGAGTCGGCCTTAAAGCTCTATGCCAAAGGGGTGTGGCAAATGAAATCGGTAAAAATTGATCTGGCTAACAAGATGATTAGTGCACCTTTTGGCGGTCACTTTTATTATCAATATCAGCAGGTGGATGATATTCATCTTGCGGTCAATTGCGATAAGCCGATTACTCATTTTGTGTTAAACACGTAA
- a CDS encoding tyrosine-protein phosphatase, translating into MTSVIPIKNGINFRDLGGIKTKDGRQVRSGMLYRAGECSRLTEDEKKFLSDELKLHYVLDYRDQHEIDRHPDNLWADSHYINVPANPLNNEITASLTSDLKNDITVLKKYSPHEFMLKLYQLLPFNNLAYQTLISTLFKANGRPLVQHCAVGKDRTGIGVALVLFALGVSEEVVMQDYLLTEQCLQTFREQTLNQQKSQLTPEEFEKQKAIFATKKEYLSAAITAIKERYNTIDNWLAQEYDLDQKNREILQNIYLV; encoded by the coding sequence ATGACATCGGTTATACCTATTAAAAATGGCATCAATTTTCGTGATTTAGGCGGCATTAAAACCAAAGATGGGCGGCAAGTTCGCTCTGGCATGTTATATCGGGCTGGGGAATGTTCTCGCCTCACAGAGGATGAAAAAAAATTCTTGTCTGACGAATTAAAGTTACATTATGTTTTAGATTATCGTGATCAACATGAAATCGATCGCCACCCTGATAATTTATGGGCTGATAGTCATTATATTAATGTACCGGCCAATCCATTAAATAACGAAATTACCGCAAGTTTAACCAGTGATCTAAAAAACGATATCACGGTGTTAAAAAAATATTCCCCTCATGAGTTTATGCTTAAACTTTATCAGCTTTTACCGTTTAATAATCTTGCTTATCAGACACTTATTTCAACACTATTTAAAGCCAATGGTAGACCGTTAGTCCAACATTGTGCAGTTGGCAAAGACAGAACAGGCATCGGTGTGGCATTAGTTTTATTTGCTTTAGGCGTTAGTGAAGAGGTGGTTATGCAAGATTACTTACTCACTGAACAGTGCTTACAAACGTTTCGAGAACAGACGCTTAACCAACAAAAAAGCCAATTAACACCGGAAGAGTTTGAAAAGCAAAAAGCGATCTTTGCTACCAAAAAAGAGTATTTAAGCGCTGCAATTACGGCTATTAAAGAGCGTTATAACACTATCGATAACTGGTTAGCGCAAGAGTATGATCTCGACCAAAAAAACAGAGAAATATTGCAAAATATCTATCTTGTTTAA